In the Oncorhynchus gorbuscha isolate QuinsamMale2020 ecotype Even-year linkage group LG05, OgorEven_v1.0, whole genome shotgun sequence genome, one interval contains:
- the LOC124035605 gene encoding tripartite motif-containing protein 66-like isoform X2 — protein sequence MNQARRGEESSACRLSSRAALLGTSSTVHQRTHYPTADMEKRCSECPEPRLAQSLCTFCNKWLCYQCTDMHQHQRATPQCSDLHQHQKPTTQCVDLHQRDQMAPSSLPPPEPGPGSCGRPILMCHSHRQEPLELFCESCDLMCCSSCHLSAHKNHRLVHIGKALQDQQWQFESLMAQVEERRSAVESTAKQIEDRLHGVKITQRKAENQIKMAKMIMMNELNKRANLLIEQLEKISEDFQRRLEDQLQGEIEMCSQLDHVQNFISWATAHHLKNPLLFSRELISLQMQRLLEPPLHSDTWLPVKIKFNWDASYWTKQISTLGQLTAEGGNRSYSEGVAFPSILRPQPITCLSLPSVCHGGRDQGCAFQACCQSQMCCLHCIPPQPAVQLDKTQREPNSYSARCAQSTLSSPSLALHQSQLLRCWGPDSPPGPPAVVPSSMQHPQQPAHLPAADTGLLSSSSNSGGLGLQPPATALYQPQIQPLPDTHAQPATDGAWEGQGQQASGEREQTPGQPAVNREVLTEQIQEGSREKTHVQTGVDREVLTDGIQQQQQQQQQQQQQQQQQQQQQQQQLLSPLVTVEQQEEEQQEARTTQPSRDCRDGRRSTSLEMSVTTHGFSVDAQSSRPSLLCGRKSRSQSIPPELAGPSSSPSTDRPLGATHSLATATAAVERGRMTDQGFMDLRQRRLSSDGVIRSVASLERSLATPPSRDQPNLRLSPLTIYKTEPEYVYAYDETGHDVKGKCRIPRKTPDNSDREVQKEPGSSSSKVPVVCLERLKILVSRIPPQGRRQSDPLPDTATERTELVPQRGRKDNMTEGISKEATVATVSPSLDKQYSERHTINQSLPPPVINDWPEHGRHSPHKELTLQVPATDLVSPPPFSAPDLDSDSDPRSISEIVSDPELDSDPQQESDPQPESDPQAESASEAGLESVADEESPDEAATESEPSVESEPSVESEPSVESEPRVESEGSEESENGFESENGEYLDADAESEADMESDLQPDPGSDPRFPSETRPGLDSDLESDCAQPPESQGSAESGPDLESEPDSATDPASITPDPASLSPEPGVESPPAQRSLHADPGPQMHCEGAELALPGAETMEMESEDFCAVCLIGGDLLCCDRCPKVFHLSCHVPALLSFPTGDWVCTFCRDILQPEVEYDCENQRLAAECSGKPLPHGLSACDQRKCERLTLLICSNMLSAPFHEPVSPLARHYYQIIKRPMDLSVIRAKLSKRSTHHYYSPEEFVADVSLMFRNCAKFNYPDSEVAQAGRSLEMFFSSRLMEVFPDRAFPAAEDDSDSDEYDEVYRAAEGGFPWPEKREQCHRKRKRRHSLSWRKHNV from the exons ATGAAccaggcgaggagaggagaggagagctcagCATGCAGGCTGTCAT CGAGAGCAGCTCTGCTGGGTACCAGCTCCACCGTTCACCAGAGGACACATTACCCCACTGCTGACATGGAGAAG CGTTGCTCAGAGTGCCCAGAGCCCAGGCTAGCCCAGAGCTTGTGTACATTCTGCAACAAGTGGCTGTGCTACCAGTGCACAGACATGCACCAGCACCAGAGAGCCACCCCTCAGTGCTCAGACCTGCACCAACACCAGAAGCCCACTACCCAATGTGTCGACCTGCACCAGAGGGACCAGATGGCCCCCAGCTCCCTGCCTCCACCCGAACCAG GCCCTGGCTCGTGTGGCCGCCCCATCCTCATGTGCCACTCTCACAGACAAGAGCCCTTGGAGCTCTTCTGCGAGTCCTGTGACCTCATGTGCTGCAGCAGCTGTCACCTGTCCGCCCACAAGAACCACAG GCTGGTGCACATAGGAAAGGCCCTGCAGGACCAACAGTGGCAGTTTGAGAGCCTGATGGctcaggtggaggagaggaggtctgcAGTGGAGAGCACAGCCAAACAGATAGAGGACAG GCTGCACGGTGTAAAGATCACGCAGAGGAAGGCTGAGAACCAGATTAAAATGGCAAAGATGATTATGATGAATGAGCTGAACAAACGGGCCAACCTATTAATAGAGCAACTGGAG aagatCTCGGAGGACTTCCAGCGGCGTCTGGAGGACCAGCTGCAGGGGGAGATAGAGATGTGCAGCCAGCTGGACCACGTGCAGAACTTCATCAGCTGGGCaacggcccaccacctcaagaaCCCACTTCTCTTCAGCAGGGAGCTG ATTTCTCTCCAGATGCAGCGCCTGCTTGAACCCCCACTACACTCAGACACCTGGCTCCCTGTGAAGATCAAGTTCAACTGGGATGCCAGCTACTGGACTAAGCAGATCTCAACTTTGG GTCAGCTCACTGCAGAGGGGGGTAATCGCTCCTACTCTGAGGGTGTGGCCTTCCCCAGCATCCTGAGGCCCCAGCCTATCACCTGCTTGTCCCTGCCATCTGTGTGCCATGGAGGGCGGGACCAGGGCTGTGCCTTCCAGGCCTGCTGTCAGTCCCAGATGTGCTGCCTCCACTGCATACCCCCACAGCCAGCTGTGCAGCTGGACAAGACCCAGCGGGAACCCAACTCCTACTCCGCCAGGTGTGCCCAGTCCACCCTCAGCTCTCCCTCCCTGGCCCTGCACCAGAGTCAGCTGCTGAGGTGCTGGGGCCCTGACAGTcctccaggtccaccagctgTGGTGCCCTCCTCCATGCAGCATCCCCAACAGCCAGCGCATCTCCCGGCTGCTGACACAGGCTTGCTCAGCTCCAGCTCCAACAGTGGAGGTCTTGGACTCCAGCCCCCAGCCACAGCCCTCTACCAGCCTCAGATTCAGCCGCTTCCCGACACTCATGCACAGCCAGCCACAGATGGGGCCTGGGAAGGCCAGGGCCAGCAGGCCAGCGGTGAGCGAGAGCAGACTCCTGGGCAGCCAGCTGTGAACAGAGAGGTGTTGACAGAGCAGATccaggaggggagcagggagaagaCACATGTACAGacaggggtggacagagaggtgCTGACAGATGGgatccagcagcagcagcagcagcagcagcagcagcagcagcagcagcagcagcagcaacaacagcagcagcagcagctcctgTCTCCCCTAGTGACAGTGGAGcagcaggaggaagagcagcaggAGGCCAGGACTACACAGCCATCCAGAGACTGCagagatggcagg AGATCCACTTCACTGGAGATGTCTGTGACGACCCATGGGTTCAGTGTTGATGCTCAGAGCAGCAGGCCCAGCTTACTGTGTGGGAGGAAGAGTCGATCCCAGAGCATCCCACCAGAACTGGCAGGCCCCTCCAGCAGCCCTTCCACAGACAGGCCCCTGGGGGCCACCCACAGCttagcaacagcaacagcagccgTGGAACGGGGACGCATGACAGACCAG GGTTTTATGGATCTCAGGCAGAGGAGGCTGTCTTCTGATGGAGTGATACGATCTGTGGCCTCCCTGGAGAGATCCTTAGCCACTCCTCCCTCCAGAGACCAGCCCAACCTACGCCTGTCACCTTTGACCATTTACAAGACAGAGCCTG AATATGTTTATGCATATGATGAGACTGGGCATGACGTCAAAGGAAAATGCAGAATACCAAGAAAGACTCCAGACAACAG TGACAGAGAGGTTCAGAAGGAACCTGGGAGTTCCAGTTCCAAGGTTCCAGTGGTGTGTTTGGAAAGGCTGAAGATCCTGGTGTCTCGGATCCCACCACAGGGGCGGCGACAGAGTGACCCTCTGCCAGACACTGCAACAGAAAGGACCGAACTTGTTCcacagaggggaaggaaggacAATATGACGGAG GGAATATCAAAAGAAGCCACGGTCGCAACGGTCAGCCCGTCTCTGGATAAACAATACTCAGAGAGACACACTATCAATCAATCTCTCCCACCTCCGGTAATCAATGATTGGCCTGAGCATGGAAGACACAGTCCTCACAAAGAGCTCACACTGCAAGTACCCGCCACTGATCTTGTATCACCTCCACCTTTCTCTGCACCTGACCTTGACTCTGACTCAGATCCCAGGTCAATCTCAGAAATAGTTTCTGACCCGGAACTGGACTCGGATCCCCAGCAAGAGTCTGACCCACAACCAGAATCTGACCCACAAGCTGAGTCTGCATCGGAGGCTGGTCTGGAATCAGTTGCTGATGAGGAATCTCCTGATGAGGCTGCGACAGAATCTGAACCTAGTGTGGAATCAGAACCTAGTGTGGAATCAGAACCTAGTGTGGAATCAGAACCTAGAGTGGAATCAGAAGGTAGTGAAGAATCAGAGAATGGTTTCGAATCAGAGAATGGTGAATACCTGGATGCTGATGCGGAATCGGAGGCTGATATGGAATCAGACCTCCAACCTGACCCTGGTTCAGACCCCCGCTTTCCATCTGAAACACGTCCGGGATTAGATTCAGACCTGGAATCAGACTGTGCACAACCCCCTGAATCACAAGGGTCTGCAGAATCTGGACCAGATCTTGAATCGGAGCCAGACTCAGCCACTGACCCAGCCTCTATCACTCCTGACCCAGCCTCTCTAAGTCCTGAACCAGGAGTGGAGTCCCCTCCAGCCCAGAGGTCCCTGCATGCAGACCCTGGTCCACAGATGCATTGTGAAGGAGCTGAGCTGGCCCTGCCTGGGGCAGAGAccatggagatggagagtgaagaTTTCTGTGCCGTGTGTCTGATCGGAGGAGACCTTCTATGCTGTGACCGCTGTCCCAAAGTCTTCCACCTGTCCTGCCATGTGCCTGCTCTCCTCAGCTTCCCCAC GGGTGACTGGGTGTGTACCTTCTGCAGAGATATCCTGCAGCCAGAGGTGGAGTATGACTGTGAGAACCAGAGGCTGGCTGCAGAATGTTCAGGAAAGCCACTACCTCATGGTCTCTCTGCTTGTGACCAGAGA AAATGTGAGAGGTTGACTCTGTTGATCTGCAGCAACATGCTAAGTGCTCCCTTCCATGAGCCGGTCAGTCCACTG GCTCGCCACTACTACCAGATAATCAAAAGGCCCATGGATCTGTCTGTGATCAGGGCCAAACTCAGCAAGAGGAGCACTCACCACTACTATTCACCTGAGGAGTTTGTGGCTGATGTCTCCCTCATGTTCAGGAACTGTGCAAAGTTCAATTAT ccGGACTCAGAGGTGGCCCAGGCAGGTCGCAGcctggagatgtttttcagctcCAGACTCATGGAGGTGTTCCCAGACAGGGCCTTCCCTGCAGCCGAGGATGACTCCGACAGTGATGAGTATGACGAGGTTTACAGAGCAGCCGAGGGAGGCTTCCCCTggccagagaagagagagcagtgccacaggaagaggaagaggaggcactCTCTCAGCTGGAGGAAGCATAACGTCTAG
- the LOC124035605 gene encoding tripartite motif-containing protein 66-like isoform X3: protein MEKRCSECPEPRLAQSLCTFCNKWLCYQCTDMHQHQRATPQCSDLHQHQKPTTQCVDLHQRDQMAPSSLPPPEPGPGSCGRPILMCHSHRQEPLELFCESCDLMCCSSCHLSAHKNHRLVHIGKALQDQQWQFESLMAQVEERRSAVESTAKQIEDRLHGVKITQRKAENQIKMAKMIMMNELNKRANLLIEQLEKISEDFQRRLEDQLQGEIEMCSQLDHVQNFISWATAHHLKNPLLFSRELISLQMQRLLEPPLHSDTWLPVKIKFNWDASYWTKQISTLGQLTAEGGNRSYSEGVAFPSILRPQPITCLSLPSVCHGGRDQGCAFQACCQSQMCCLHCIPPQPAVQLDKTQREPNSYSARCAQSTLSSPSLALHQSQLLRCWGPDSPPGPPAVVPSSMQHPQQPAHLPAADTGLLSSSSNSGGLGLQPPATALYQPQIQPLPDTHAQPATDGAWEGQGQQASGEREQTPGQPAVNREVLTEQIQEGSREKTHVQTGVDREVLTDGIQQQQQQQQQQQQQQQQQQQQQQQQLLSPLVTVEQQEEEQQEARTTQPSRDCRDGRRSTSLEMSVTTHGFSVDAQSSRPSLLCGRKSRSQSIPPELAGPSSSPSTDRPLGATHSLATATAAVERGRMTDQQGFMDLRQRRLSSDGVIRSVASLERSLATPPSRDQPNLRLSPLTIYKTEPEYVYAYDETGHDVKGKCRIPRKTPDNSDREVQKEPGSSSSKVPVVCLERLKILVSRIPPQGRRQSDPLPDTATERTELVPQRGRKDNMTEGISKEATVATVSPSLDKQYSERHTINQSLPPPVINDWPEHGRHSPHKELTLQVPATDLVSPPPFSAPDLDSDSDPRSISEIVSDPELDSDPQQESDPQPESDPQAESASEAGLESVADEESPDEAATESEPSVESEPSVESEPSVESEPRVESEGSEESENGFESENGEYLDADAESEADMESDLQPDPGSDPRFPSETRPGLDSDLESDCAQPPESQGSAESGPDLESEPDSATDPASITPDPASLSPEPGVESPPAQRSLHADPGPQMHCEGAELALPGAETMEMESEDFCAVCLIGGDLLCCDRCPKVFHLSCHVPALLSFPTGDWVCTFCRDILQPEVEYDCENQRLAAECSGKPLPHGLSACDQRKCERLTLLICSNMLSAPFHEPVSPLARHYYQIIKRPMDLSVIRAKLSKRSTHHYYSPEEFVADVSLMFRNCAKFNYPDSEVAQAGRSLEMFFSSRLMEVFPDRAFPAAEDDSDSDEYDEVYRAAEGGFPWPEKREQCHRKRKRRHSLSWRKHNV, encoded by the exons ATGGAGAAG CGTTGCTCAGAGTGCCCAGAGCCCAGGCTAGCCCAGAGCTTGTGTACATTCTGCAACAAGTGGCTGTGCTACCAGTGCACAGACATGCACCAGCACCAGAGAGCCACCCCTCAGTGCTCAGACCTGCACCAACACCAGAAGCCCACTACCCAATGTGTCGACCTGCACCAGAGGGACCAGATGGCCCCCAGCTCCCTGCCTCCACCCGAACCAG GCCCTGGCTCGTGTGGCCGCCCCATCCTCATGTGCCACTCTCACAGACAAGAGCCCTTGGAGCTCTTCTGCGAGTCCTGTGACCTCATGTGCTGCAGCAGCTGTCACCTGTCCGCCCACAAGAACCACAG GCTGGTGCACATAGGAAAGGCCCTGCAGGACCAACAGTGGCAGTTTGAGAGCCTGATGGctcaggtggaggagaggaggtctgcAGTGGAGAGCACAGCCAAACAGATAGAGGACAG GCTGCACGGTGTAAAGATCACGCAGAGGAAGGCTGAGAACCAGATTAAAATGGCAAAGATGATTATGATGAATGAGCTGAACAAACGGGCCAACCTATTAATAGAGCAACTGGAG aagatCTCGGAGGACTTCCAGCGGCGTCTGGAGGACCAGCTGCAGGGGGAGATAGAGATGTGCAGCCAGCTGGACCACGTGCAGAACTTCATCAGCTGGGCaacggcccaccacctcaagaaCCCACTTCTCTTCAGCAGGGAGCTG ATTTCTCTCCAGATGCAGCGCCTGCTTGAACCCCCACTACACTCAGACACCTGGCTCCCTGTGAAGATCAAGTTCAACTGGGATGCCAGCTACTGGACTAAGCAGATCTCAACTTTGG GTCAGCTCACTGCAGAGGGGGGTAATCGCTCCTACTCTGAGGGTGTGGCCTTCCCCAGCATCCTGAGGCCCCAGCCTATCACCTGCTTGTCCCTGCCATCTGTGTGCCATGGAGGGCGGGACCAGGGCTGTGCCTTCCAGGCCTGCTGTCAGTCCCAGATGTGCTGCCTCCACTGCATACCCCCACAGCCAGCTGTGCAGCTGGACAAGACCCAGCGGGAACCCAACTCCTACTCCGCCAGGTGTGCCCAGTCCACCCTCAGCTCTCCCTCCCTGGCCCTGCACCAGAGTCAGCTGCTGAGGTGCTGGGGCCCTGACAGTcctccaggtccaccagctgTGGTGCCCTCCTCCATGCAGCATCCCCAACAGCCAGCGCATCTCCCGGCTGCTGACACAGGCTTGCTCAGCTCCAGCTCCAACAGTGGAGGTCTTGGACTCCAGCCCCCAGCCACAGCCCTCTACCAGCCTCAGATTCAGCCGCTTCCCGACACTCATGCACAGCCAGCCACAGATGGGGCCTGGGAAGGCCAGGGCCAGCAGGCCAGCGGTGAGCGAGAGCAGACTCCTGGGCAGCCAGCTGTGAACAGAGAGGTGTTGACAGAGCAGATccaggaggggagcagggagaagaCACATGTACAGacaggggtggacagagaggtgCTGACAGATGGgatccagcagcagcagcagcagcagcagcagcagcagcagcagcagcagcagcagcaacaacagcagcagcagcagctcctgTCTCCCCTAGTGACAGTGGAGcagcaggaggaagagcagcaggAGGCCAGGACTACACAGCCATCCAGAGACTGCagagatggcagg AGATCCACTTCACTGGAGATGTCTGTGACGACCCATGGGTTCAGTGTTGATGCTCAGAGCAGCAGGCCCAGCTTACTGTGTGGGAGGAAGAGTCGATCCCAGAGCATCCCACCAGAACTGGCAGGCCCCTCCAGCAGCCCTTCCACAGACAGGCCCCTGGGGGCCACCCACAGCttagcaacagcaacagcagccgTGGAACGGGGACGCATGACAGACCAG CAGGGTTTTATGGATCTCAGGCAGAGGAGGCTGTCTTCTGATGGAGTGATACGATCTGTGGCCTCCCTGGAGAGATCCTTAGCCACTCCTCCCTCCAGAGACCAGCCCAACCTACGCCTGTCACCTTTGACCATTTACAAGACAGAGCCTG AATATGTTTATGCATATGATGAGACTGGGCATGACGTCAAAGGAAAATGCAGAATACCAAGAAAGACTCCAGACAACAG TGACAGAGAGGTTCAGAAGGAACCTGGGAGTTCCAGTTCCAAGGTTCCAGTGGTGTGTTTGGAAAGGCTGAAGATCCTGGTGTCTCGGATCCCACCACAGGGGCGGCGACAGAGTGACCCTCTGCCAGACACTGCAACAGAAAGGACCGAACTTGTTCcacagaggggaaggaaggacAATATGACGGAG GGAATATCAAAAGAAGCCACGGTCGCAACGGTCAGCCCGTCTCTGGATAAACAATACTCAGAGAGACACACTATCAATCAATCTCTCCCACCTCCGGTAATCAATGATTGGCCTGAGCATGGAAGACACAGTCCTCACAAAGAGCTCACACTGCAAGTACCCGCCACTGATCTTGTATCACCTCCACCTTTCTCTGCACCTGACCTTGACTCTGACTCAGATCCCAGGTCAATCTCAGAAATAGTTTCTGACCCGGAACTGGACTCGGATCCCCAGCAAGAGTCTGACCCACAACCAGAATCTGACCCACAAGCTGAGTCTGCATCGGAGGCTGGTCTGGAATCAGTTGCTGATGAGGAATCTCCTGATGAGGCTGCGACAGAATCTGAACCTAGTGTGGAATCAGAACCTAGTGTGGAATCAGAACCTAGTGTGGAATCAGAACCTAGAGTGGAATCAGAAGGTAGTGAAGAATCAGAGAATGGTTTCGAATCAGAGAATGGTGAATACCTGGATGCTGATGCGGAATCGGAGGCTGATATGGAATCAGACCTCCAACCTGACCCTGGTTCAGACCCCCGCTTTCCATCTGAAACACGTCCGGGATTAGATTCAGACCTGGAATCAGACTGTGCACAACCCCCTGAATCACAAGGGTCTGCAGAATCTGGACCAGATCTTGAATCGGAGCCAGACTCAGCCACTGACCCAGCCTCTATCACTCCTGACCCAGCCTCTCTAAGTCCTGAACCAGGAGTGGAGTCCCCTCCAGCCCAGAGGTCCCTGCATGCAGACCCTGGTCCACAGATGCATTGTGAAGGAGCTGAGCTGGCCCTGCCTGGGGCAGAGAccatggagatggagagtgaagaTTTCTGTGCCGTGTGTCTGATCGGAGGAGACCTTCTATGCTGTGACCGCTGTCCCAAAGTCTTCCACCTGTCCTGCCATGTGCCTGCTCTCCTCAGCTTCCCCAC GGGTGACTGGGTGTGTACCTTCTGCAGAGATATCCTGCAGCCAGAGGTGGAGTATGACTGTGAGAACCAGAGGCTGGCTGCAGAATGTTCAGGAAAGCCACTACCTCATGGTCTCTCTGCTTGTGACCAGAGA AAATGTGAGAGGTTGACTCTGTTGATCTGCAGCAACATGCTAAGTGCTCCCTTCCATGAGCCGGTCAGTCCACTG GCTCGCCACTACTACCAGATAATCAAAAGGCCCATGGATCTGTCTGTGATCAGGGCCAAACTCAGCAAGAGGAGCACTCACCACTACTATTCACCTGAGGAGTTTGTGGCTGATGTCTCCCTCATGTTCAGGAACTGTGCAAAGTTCAATTAT ccGGACTCAGAGGTGGCCCAGGCAGGTCGCAGcctggagatgtttttcagctcCAGACTCATGGAGGTGTTCCCAGACAGGGCCTTCCCTGCAGCCGAGGATGACTCCGACAGTGATGAGTATGACGAGGTTTACAGAGCAGCCGAGGGAGGCTTCCCCTggccagagaagagagagcagtgccacaggaagaggaagaggaggcactCTCTCAGCTGGAGGAAGCATAACGTCTAG